TTGGTTTGGATGCGGGAAGTTCGAGACTGATCTAACAATAGATTTGAGATGAAGTCAAACATTGCATCAATACTGGCCTCAACAAAGCATGCAAGCCTGCCCCATTCACAGGTACCGGCAGGGCTCAACCGATCGTGTTCCGCAAATTGACAATTTGATATCAAGATGCGCTTCTGTATGTAATTGTTGATAGAATTTGAGTTTTTTTGAACAAGGGGTCCCACGATCCACCTAGGTAGTTCCGTgtcatctctttttttaatcGATCTTACCCCATACTCAGGATAACATGTACGCACAGGTAAATGTGACAAGTGAATACCATGCTAGCAAGCAGTTGGATTAGGCTGCCTTATTGAAAATCTGTGGCTAAAAATGGGTTGGAGTTGGATGGTTGAAAAATCTTTATCGTTTGAACGCTGATAAAAAAAGGTTGAGATTCGCTGGTATGGCATTTTTAGTGTTATGAGACACACATTTTGGGAGGGACTGCATACAGCCTTTGTGTCAATTTCTTATCTGTAATTTTTTGATGCCTAGCAGGCAGTAAAACTAAAAGAGCCAAGGATTCAGTGGCGCTCACATCGCAATAAGGATTCCGACGCTGACGTTGGGAGGATTTTCTTGGAGCCTGACAGAGGATCTGAAACTTGTATAACCTCAACTCAACAGATGAGCTGAATAAGCGGTCTCAACACAATTGAGCAGGCCAAGCGACGTGATCAGCCGTAGTAAGCAACTTCGTCCATTGTTCTCTCGACCTGTGGTCGCCGATTTGTACAATGCCAGAACTAGAGACCTCATCAACCTTCTATAAATGCAAGCAGCCCTAGTTCTTCAAACGGGTCAACTCACTGCTAATAATTGCTACAAAGGATGCAAAGCAAGTTACCCGATCTAACCACCTCCGTATTCCGCCCCGTAACCGTGTCCGCGTAGCTATTCCGCCGAGCCGTGTCCCAGCCGTGTCCCCAAAAGGCTTGAGCATCATCACGGCCTCTACTCCTCCGCCAACACCATCCTTCGTTCCTGATGAACGTGGGCAAGGACCCCCGTCACTCAGCTGGAAAACTTCAAGCACACAGTTTCCGACGCTTTGCAGGGCCACTCAACCTTTATTTACGAATCGAGGTATAAATGTCGAGGCCTGAAATAGGAGTGTCGTCATGGCAGTTTTCTTGAAATAGCGAGCTCGACACAGTCTCACGCCCGCCGATACCGCCGAAAAACAATCCGCCGGATAAACTTGAAATGCAGTCATGAAACAGGACAAAACATGCCTGTTGGCGGTCTATTAACCTAAATGTGGTAAGCAGTACGCAAGATGATTGCAGCAGTAGGCCGGAGTAGAACAGCGAGGCCAACCCGGATGATGCCCGATGTCTTCGGAGAGACTGTAATAGGACACTGCTTTCCTGGGTTTTCTAATACCCACAATTTGATAACTTTTCGAATACTGCGTTACAAAGAGCTTCTCTCATACTTCTCCACCTAGCGAGACACAAGGCTCGGGTTTTCAGTGAGGCCCCACCGTTCAGCATCCATCACATCTACAAACCTGAAGTCCTACGAGCTTGACCATATGCGAATCACTAATAAACTTGGAACATGCCTTGTAGTAGAGGCATGGGCCCTAACAGGGTTCGGTCTTTCTTAAGGCTGAAGTTTTAAACTTACACGGGCTACTATAGCACCTAGACTAAATGCCCGCCTTGATGCCTCCTCGCTCAAAGGAGGAGGTCAACTTGATGTTCATGTAGCTGGATGTGCTTAGTAGGTAGGTCTATGTACATACATTGTAGCACTTGGCTTTCTATAGCAGGCACCTTGATAATACAATATAAGCGAGCTTCATGCGGATGGTTTACATCATCTCAAACCAGCACTTGGCTGGCCACATCTCCGCTCATTATCATGTTGCAATTTCTCGCGTCTCGCTACCATACTAGCAAGGCTGCATGAAGAACATAAAGGAGCTACGAGTGCTAACCTGTTACGCGGCGTCAACTTCCCGAGGGGAAGTGGTGCTAAATGGCCCTACTGGCCGGTCCAGATTCCACACAGTCCACATTCCCATGAGACCCTTGACGGTCGAGAACCCTTCATGGGTGGCTAGCCCATATGGAGGCGACTGATCCGACTAGGTGGTGTTGGTAGATTGCCAGTAGGATCTGTTTATGCGGATGGTATGCGGACTAATGGGACATGGGGGTTGGAGTGCATTCACTTACATGTCGTACATGCAAGGTACGGGCAGTAAGACTACATGTGCGTGTACATACTCATACATGATGAGCTCATAATGTTGAACGAGTGATACCTCGAGGGCCAATGGGTGAGCTGAATTTTGTCCCAGTACTTACGAATACATGGATGTATCTTTCTCTCGTTGTCTCATTCTCTCACGGGCACTGATGTAAGTAAATGGTTCTTGTTGATGCCTCGAAGTCCTTTGATGGAGCAGCTCCAATGCGGCACTCGTATCGACATCGATCAACAACGGTGCCTGCTTTGAGCTACTGCACAAGTGCTCACTGAAATGTGACGAACCGTGCTTCCAGTTCTTTAGAGGCACATGGAAATAAGCAGCATCGGCCAACCAAAGGGGGTGTGTGCATTGCAACATTACCCGGAACGTGAGTttgtgatggatggatggagagtgAGTGGCTGATACACCTTGCGTCCCCCATGTGAGATGCTAATCTGTTTAAATCGTGAGgtccccccttttttgctACTCTCGAACGGGAAACTCGATGACCCAAAAGTCCTTGGGGATTTGTTGAGATAACCTGCTGAGACTCAATTGGTCTTGAGCGTGCCGATAACCATGTTCCAGGGCCTCAATTGGGTGTTGTTGAGGTGAGAGCAGTTCGTGTTAGGGTTCATGTCATGTAACCACAGCATTGACGCTCGGGCACAGAACAATTACCCGTTGGTCCGTCATACCTGGATGCTTGTGTGTGCATGGATTACGAgtccatggatggatggatgggatcAAATGTCTTACCTCTGCGTGCATCTGCCTTCTCCACTCTTCACCACTCTCGCGGCTCCCAaatttctccatcttcagcccAACCACCATCCAGGAACGGGATCCATGGAGTGGAGGGGCAGAGAAGCTGCTAAGGAGACTCGACTGGAGCTGGACTGGCATccacaaagaagatgaaataTTCGCTCAGCGGCGGCtttgtttgatttgattgagattgagcaaaGGGGAAGAGGGGTCCCTTTCAGAGCTTTCATGTTTGCACTATTGCAGCCTTTGCCGTTTGCGACACCGCACCGTCGTGCCAGATCTTTGACTAGAAGCAGAGGCGAATGTGAcgcatcaaagccaaggcgAAACAATGACCAAACGCCACCGGATACGGGACACTACTGTAGTCAGTCACCGATTTCTTTCTTATTCTGCTTGCTTGGCACCGCGTGGGCAGCGAGAAGAAACGAGGTTGGGGTTTATTGATTGCATTGCATATTGCATCCAGGTACGGGATCCATCTCCCACGCGAGGTGATATCCATCTAGTGCTCTTACAGTTCATGCCCGCTCGTACGAGGaaccaccatctccatcgtcagTGTATACGAATTGCTTGCTCCAGACAAAGAGGGGAAGCATATCCGCAACCGTTAACCCTTGTCTCCTTGTCTGCATGGCCCAGCTAGTAACTAATGAGGTTCGTTCGTTCGACAAGAAAATTGCAAAAAagtgaggctgctgcagTTCCAACTTCAAAGGCGCGCGCACACGAGCTAACTGGCGCCAGGCCGCTATTCCCAAAATAGCGCTTTCTTTGACAGCTCCGGCCAATGCACGATCGCCATTGCGCAACGTGGACAGGACAGCTCGAGTCCCGGGCTTACTGACCGAGCAGGGATTTACTTACAAGTGCTGCAAGTTACAGGGGGTCCCGGCAGGATCGCGACACTAACAGCCCGCTTCCGAATTAGCCCATCCACTGGGGGGACCTCGTACCAATCGACATACGGAGCCTGTCCAATCGACATCCAATCGTCGGTGCCCTCGTGCTCACAAGCCTCACAAAGATGATGTTCGAGGGTCCAGAGTCAACGCCTGGTTTCGCTCTCGGTCGATTCATTCATGCCTGGCAACGCTGCCCCGGAATGgggcatccatggatctttcAGGGGATGCAGACCCGACGTTCGTTCGCTTCCATGCATGTCCAACCGTTGCTGGTCGTGGTTTGGTTGGCATGTCtggtctgtctgtctgtctccgTTCCGTCCCATAATCGTGCATGCGTCCATCCATGCATCCAAAATTGCCCTACTAAGGCTAGGCGGGTACCTGTCCATTGATTGTTGCAACCGTGCCAACTGCTGTGATTGTCCGTGATAGCTAGCACAGGCGATGCTatccatacatgtactataTCGACGCCTGGGTggctgcagccatggccaagatctGCCCTAGGCATTCATCCATGGATCCCTCAGCCTCGAGACTAACAGTGCTCACGAATGGTGCTACCTGTGTCAGGGTGTTGctcagctctctctctctctctcagcttcTTGATACATACGCCTCTCTTTCCTCGCACTCTCCAGGCATTTTCCACTTTTTGTATTCCTTCTCCCCGTTTCCATCtacctcttctctcctctcccaacTTCACAATTTCTACAACTCTACACTCTATCTCACTAGTGTCTGCTGTCGAATTGCAGCTACTCATTCCACCTAACAGTCTGTTCGAGATCCTCCCAAGGCTCACTCTCACTTCCTCATAGGCTTGCCCCACGCGGGGAGTCTCTCGGTGCTGATTCCCTTTTTATAAAACGCCACGCCTAGCAACCACCGTCCAAGACTATCAGTTTGCTATAACATCTTTATCCTCTTTTAATCTCCGCTTCCCATTGCATTGCTTCCACCTGCGCTTAATATCGCACGTGTCGTACGCACCGACTTGCACCAAGTCGGTTGCACGAGGCTGTCATCGTACAAAAACCCCCCCAGTCCCTCGCCCCGCCGGCGTGTTGACGCTGCTCGCCTGAGCAATTCTGCCCGGGGacagcaaagatggaaacCATTGTCGATCTGATCCTCACCCCGTTTAGGGATATCGTCGACAAGGGGAGAACAGCTATCCAGAATGCTGGTGACACACAGCCCATGCTCAAGGCCTCTCAGGCCCTGCTGAAGGAAGGCGAGCGTGCTCTAAAGAAGATAGAGCCGCTATGCAAGAAGCACTTTGACGACTATGGGCCGGCCTTTCTTGAAGCAGTGAAAGACAATGGTAAGCTTTtctaaagaaaaagatgcaTTGATATGCTCTCGGAGCAATAGAAGCTAAAACTGCCTCAAACAGAGGACATTGCCCAGTTCCGAGTCCAACTTACCGACATGCTGTGGGAGTTTGACGATTATATCGAAGTAGATGACTTTGATGCCGACAAGTTTACCGAGCTTCAGATGATGTCGCGAACAGCTGCACCCAAGATTTATGATATCctcttgaagatgaagctcgaGGCGCCGGTCCAGTCATTCAATCAAGAGCATTTCATGTCACAACTGTCACCTCCCTCATCGCCTCATCCCACGCCAACGATGCTTCTACCACCCATGATGCCCAACATGATGCCCACCACAGCACCGCCTTCAACAACTGGTGCAAGCTCAGTCGGCAGGGATTCCATATCGAGCTCCAAGACAGACAGCAGATCTGTCATGGATACAGGCCCGGTTGAGAATGCCAACGAGCAGTTGAGTGTGATACTTGATAAGGCGTTCAACAGCGACAGCAACACCCTCGAGCTCATCTCTCAACCACCCCCAGCGCCACCTCCAGACAGGGCCctgcctcctccgccgccgccgccaccggcaACACTGGAACAACTGCCCCCAAGACCACCCTCAACGAACCCGTGGGACATTAGAGTCAAGACTGTCGCTTCTGACGATGAACGGCCACGTGATGCCCCTTCAGCACGCCGAAGGCCGCCTGTTGAGCCAGCTCTCCACACACCGGTTGAAGGAACATCACCAATCAGCCCGTATACTACCTCTAGAAACTTTTCAATTCCGCGTCCCAACCACCCGGATAGTGCTCGCAGCTCTGGGTTGCTTCAGGAATACACGAGCGATTCAGAGGACAAGCATTCGTCCATGGCCACCACAATCAGCAGCCAATTGTCAAACTACAGCATGAGCCCTACTCAAACTTCACGGCCTCGAGCACCAAGCAATCACAGCAACCCCACctatagcagcagcacgccAACTATACCCGAGGAAATGCTAAAGACCCAAAATATCAGGTCGAGGAGCACTTCACGACAACGCCCTGCGGTCATGTACTCACCGATGCCCTACAGATCGCAGCGTCCACGCCAGCCATCGCACCCAACCTCGGCTGATGAGCGAATGGATGACGCTAGGACTATTCGCAGGAATGATTCATTCAGGAACGATTCATTAAGCGAGCCCGGACATCAAGCTATGGAGCGTAGAGAGTCTGACGCCGAGAGCTTAATCGACCCGAATCCTCTACCCATCAGCACAAGAGGATCCGTTGCCGACCCCGGGCCGCCGGTAGCTCCTAACCCAGAGCCGCCGCTACCAACaaaagagcagcagcagcagcaacaaccagGGCTCGAGCTCGCTCGCCGCAACACAGGCCTTACCTTGTCCGATGGTATGGATAGTGGCTTGATTCCAGTAGACTCCTCTGTGCCTGGAGCTCATCTGGCGAACCTACCACCGCAGGATCTGTCCATCGACAATTTCAGTTCATTTTACGTGCAGAAGCAATTCTGCGCTGGAGCGACCGACGTTATAAACGGAGGAATTGGTGtcaagagacaa
This genomic stretch from Trichoderma breve strain T069 chromosome 1, whole genome shotgun sequence harbors:
- a CDS encoding variant SH3 domain-containing protein → METIVDLILTPFRDIVDKGRTAIQNAGDTQPMLKASQALLKEGERALKKIEPLCKKHFDDYGPAFLEAVKDNEDIAQFRVQLTDMLWEFDDYIEVDDFDADKFTELQMMSRTAAPKIYDILLKMKLEAPVQSFNQEHFMSQLSPPSSPHPTPTMLLPPMMPNMMPTTAPPSTTGPVENANEQLSVILDKAFNSDSNTLELISQPPPAPPPDRALPPPPPPPPATLEQLPPRPPSTNPWDIRVKTVASDDERPRDAPSARRRPPVEPALHTPVEGTSPISPYTTSRNFSIPRPNHPDSARSSGLLQEYTSDSEDKHSSMATTISSQLSNYSMSPTQTSRPRAPSNHSNPTYSSSTPTIPEEMLKTQNIRSRSTSRQRPAVMYSPMPYRSQRPRQPSHPTSADERMDDARTIRRNDSFRNDSLSEPGHQAMERRESDAESLIDPNPLPISTRGSVADPGPPVAPNPEPPLPTKEQQQQQQPGLELARRNTGLTLSDGMDSGLIPVDSSVPGAHLANLPPQDLSIDNFSSFYVQKQFCAGATDVINGGIGVKRQKKPGLTTAVVAKCTHCLYELDFKHLEYDISKKEEGNYTKHGVGYRLRFLHKSHLQAKRVDDIMYACVFCIHTSRTLDQSDATVFTSTAALFAHLARHPRPLPDVPGIAVVDQEEIPPHLVNDYDLLFKSPPEPHPVQERAAEIAHLPTAHAKESARRLFGQRLLPDRTPALELIQGAKITGLTWPARYGGEWAFGWHDGVHASIPMEIIKLDRPPFSQIKRNNTSRIRAKAKWKFAPKEKNEDWLKFDKDEIITNITWSYPEYWCWAGTNSKGKWGVFPQAFLDSNSLQEITSTISSDRASILSSEKNKSNTMLPKFSTRSKNGRPPSVAGSTSSGETRSVFGNSRSLRRSREDY